The following is a genomic window from Geminicoccus roseus DSM 18922.
TGCTGGGTCTCCCAGGTGACGATCCCGCCCTTCACGTAGACCTTCCACGAGCAGGACCCGGTGCAGTTCACGCCATGGGTCGAGCGGACGACCTTGTCGTGCTGCCAGCGCTTCCGGTAGCCATCCTCCCAGCGCCGGTCCTCGCGGGTGGTGATCCCGTGGCCATCCGAGAACTCGCCCACCGTGCGGTTGAAGAAGGTCAGCCTGTCGAGAAAGTGGCTCATCTCGGATCCTCTCGGCCCCCGCACGCCCTCCAAAGGAGCGGGCGCGACCTGGTGAAGTTCTTGCTCGGGTGGTAGCCAGCGCCCGCCTCGCGGGAAATTCCGAGCATCCACCTAAGGGATGTCCCGGAGGTCCCCGGGATCAGCAGGGGGTGGCGGCGCCGCGGCGGGCGTACATCCACCAGTTCAGGGCGATGTTGAACGCGAAGAACACCGCCAGCGCGTAGAAGACGGCGTTGGGACTGCCGAACAGGCCGACCGCGGCGCCGAACATGATCCCGAACAGGAACGGCCCGTAGGCTGCCACCGCCGCGGTGAAGCCGATCACGCCGCCCGCCTGGCGCGGCGGGAAGATCATCGGCATCTGCTTGAAGGTCGATGCGTTGCCGATGCCGGCGAACGCCGAGAGGCCCAGCATGGCGCCGACGAAGTAAGGGAAGTCGGCCATGGAAGCCGGCTGGGTGTAGAAGGGCACCAACAGCACGCAGGCCAGCATGCCGATCGCCGCCACATGGGTGACCTTGGCGCCGCCCAGCCGGTCCGAGACCGGGCCTGCCACGACCCGCATCAGCGAGCCGACCAGGGGGCACAGGAACGCATAGGCGAGCGGGTCCGGGGCGCCCGGCAGGTCGCCGTAGCACTGCTTGATCAGCAGCGGGAAGGTTCCGGCCAGGCCCGAGAAGGCGCCGAAGGTCATGATGTAGAGGCTGGTCATCGCCCAGGTATGGCGCGAGCGGAAGATGTCCATCTGCTCGCGGAAGTTCGCCTTCACCGGCACGCTCTTCAGCAGGAACAGCGCTGCCAGGCCCAGCACGGCGATGAAGGGGATGTAGATGCCGGCGGCGTTCTGCAGCCAGACGGACGAGGTCGCATCACCCCGGGTCAGCTCCTGCGGGCCGCCCAGCATCGTGCCGCCCACCAGGGCGAAGCCGATGAGCCAGGGCGTCAGGAACTGCACGACCGAGACCCCGAAATTGCCCACGCCCGCCTGGATCGCCAAAGCGGTGCCCTGCATCCGCTTGGGAAAGAACAGGCTGGTGGACGGCATGAAGGACGAGAAGTTGCCGCCGCCCAGGCCCGCCAGGAAGGCCAGCGCCATCAGGATCCAGTAGGGCGTGGCCGGGTTTTGCACCGCGTAGAACCAGCCGACCGCCGGGACCAGCAGCGACAGGGTCGAGTAGCCCACCACCTTGCGGGTGCCATAGACGGGGGTGAGGAACATGTGGACCAGGCGCAGCGTGCCGCCGGCAAGGCCCGGCATCGCCGCCAGCCAGAAAAGCTGGCTGGTGGTGAGCTGGAAGCCGATCGCCGGCAGGCGCACCACCAGA
Proteins encoded in this region:
- a CDS encoding MFS transporter codes for the protein MSVATLPAASARPLSAEWLKSWEPENATFWTQSGSRLAWRTLAITTANLTLAFAVWFLVSALVVRLPAIGFQLTTSQLFWLAAMPGLAGGTLRLVHMFLTPVYGTRKVVGYSTLSLLVPAVGWFYAVQNPATPYWILMALAFLAGLGGGNFSSFMPSTSLFFPKRMQGTALAIQAGVGNFGVSVVQFLTPWLIGFALVGGTMLGGPQELTRGDATSSVWLQNAAGIYIPFIAVLGLAALFLLKSVPVKANFREQMDIFRSRHTWAMTSLYIMTFGAFSGLAGTFPLLIKQCYGDLPGAPDPLAYAFLCPLVGSLMRVVAGPVSDRLGGAKVTHVAAIGMLACVLLVPFYTQPASMADFPYFVGAMLGLSAFAGIGNASTFKQMPMIFPPRQAGGVIGFTAAVAAYGPFLFGIMFGAAVGLFGSPNAVFYALAVFFAFNIALNWWMYARRGAATPC